In Cicer arietinum cultivar CDC Frontier isolate Library 1 chromosome 7, Cicar.CDCFrontier_v2.0, whole genome shotgun sequence, a single window of DNA contains:
- the LOC101503997 gene encoding LOW QUALITY PROTEIN: uncharacterized protein (The sequence of the model RefSeq protein was modified relative to this genomic sequence to represent the inferred CDS: deleted 3 bases in 2 codons) — protein sequence MAVFLQTHYPLSLHSQRYSFLFPNRNPNSNFSLLFLPTPPDYQLQFSNDRSLKHRSPASLISASRREPSETTLHKLPQALVRLAFSAALFLCCGIRACSASSPPLTAVVQQEKTIQDDNDPRKYEDNDNVVDKELEASFNAWKSKTYALTVPLKIVALRGSIPPSWVKDFINSQGKRMQFNVKYYASLERIFSDLSIPFTKGNIGPTSALAADIVGIGDSWLKFAIKKAIIEPIQDVEDQEWFKSLAEKWKVYLRRNCEGEMDPKGDIWAAPYRWGCIVIAYKTNSFQKHKLAPIEDWADLWRPDLAGRISMVDCPREVIGAVLKYMGASYNANNINLEVNGGRDGVKHNLALLSKQVRLFDSENYLKAFGVGDVWVAVGWSSDIIPVAKRMSNVAVIVPKSGASLWADLWAIPAASMIQTNQIGGRIRGPSPLIHQWVEFCLQSARALPFKQEVIPGASPLLLQGHSANVPLELTKGRPKLNTNLVDGAPPHDILEKCEFLEPLSNSAMSDYHWLLASIQEPGYGLIHKMRQYISSVVTSFGFLDVVLTLVEVDFQDYRAVNLSSGNNNLIMLELYELTADSVLHIVEKLQNSLQNSSENVIYVLVGKEPLFSGKFGVLLIAMGSASFVVTLYHVIVICCQNSTEQPAAQTASVEEGSLVSHEIPSHKYEKKNNDDDCVTCAVCLGEFEEGEELRTMPSCMHSFHVPCIDMWLISHLNCPVCRADATPSPVNVVVDHSIDMVQILVTHNELQSGLP from the exons ATGGCTGTGTTCCTTCAAACACATTACCCTCTCTCTCTACATTCACAGCGTTACTCTTTTCTCTTCCCAAATCGAAACCCTAACTCTAATTTCTCCCTTCTATTCCTCCCCACTCCTCCCGATTACCAATTACAATTCTCCAATGACCGGAGTCTTAAACACCGTTCACCGGCGTCACTCATCTCCGCCTCCCGCCGGGAACCCTCAGAAACAACACTGCACAAGTTGCCCCAGGCTCTCGTGCGCCTTGCCTTCTCCGCCGCTCTGTTTCTCTGTTGCGGCATCCGCGCTTGTTCGGCCTCTTCGCCGCCTTTAACCGCCGTGGTTCAGCAAGAAAAAACTATTCAAG ATGATAATGATCCAAGGAAATATGAGGACAATGATAATGTAGTAGATAAGGAATTAGAAGCATCATTTAATGCTTGGAAGTCTAAAACGTATGCACTGACTgttcctttgaaaattgttgcTTTGCGTGGCTCTATTCCTCCTTCATGGGTCAAG GACTTCATAAATTCTCAAGGGAAGAGAATGCAGTTCAATGTGAAGTATTATGCAAGTCTTGAGAGGATCTTCTCTGATTTATCTATTCCCTTTACCAAAGGAAATATTGGCCCAACATCTGCTTTGGCGGCTGATATTGTCGGTATTGGTGATTCGTGGCTCAAATTTGCCATTAAAAAAGCTATAATTGAGCCAATACAAGATGTAGAAGATCAAGAGTGGTTTAAAAGCTTAGCTGAAAAATGGAAG GTATATCTGCGCAGGAACTGTGAGGGAGAAATGGATCCTAAAGGTGATATATGGGCTGCCCCATATCGATGGGGCTGCATTGTAATAGCATACAAGACCAATAGTTTTCAAAAGCACAAGTTGGCTCCAATAGAG GACTGGGCAGATTTGTGGAGGCCTGATCTTGCAGGGAGGATTTCCATGGTGGATTGTCCTAGAGAAGTTATTGGTGCAGTCTTAAAGTATATGGGGGCTTCTTATAATGCAAATAACATCAATTTGGAAGTTAATGGTGGGAGAGATGGTGTTAAACATAATCTGGCTTTGCTTTCAAAACAG GTTCGACTCTTCGATAGTGAAAACTATCTAAAGGCTTTTGGAGTTGGAGATGTGTGGGTAGCTGTTGGATGGAGTAGCGATATTATTCCTGTTGCCAAGCGCATGTCTAACGTTGCAGTTATTGTTCCAAAGTCTGGAGCTAGTTTATGGGCAGATCTTTGG GCAATTCCTGCTGCCTCTATGATTCAAACGAATCAAATTGGTGGGCGCATCAGAGGACCATCCCCATTAATTCATCAGTGGGTAGAGTTTTGTCTGCAATCTGCAAGGGCGTTGCCCTTTAAGCAGGAAGTGATCCCAGGTGCCTCCCCCCTTCTTCTTCAAGGTCATTCCGCCAATGTGCCACTGGAGTTAACCAAAGGTAGGCCGAAGCTAAATACCAATCTCGTTGATGGAGCACCACCTCATGACATTCTAGAGAAGTGTGAGTTTCTTGAGCCATTATCTAATTCAGCAATGTCAGATTACCACTGGTTGCTTGCTTCAATCCAGGAACCTGGCTATGGATTGATACACAAAATGCGTCAGTATATCTCATCAGTGGTTACATCTTTTGG GTTTCTCGATGTTGTTTTAACACTTGTGGAGGTAGATTTTCAAGACTATCGG GCTGTGAACCTATCGTCAGgcaacaataatttaataatgcTGGAGCTGTATGAGTTAACTGCTGATTCTGTCctccatattgtt gagaaacttCAAAATTCTCTGCAAAATTCATCTGaaaatgtgatttatgtgttagtaggaaaa GAACCTTTGTTCAGTGGCAAATTTGGTGTGTTACTAATTGCCATGGGTTCAGCTAGTTTTGTGGTAACATTGTACCATGTCATAGTCATTTGCTGCCAAAACTCGACCGAACAACCTGCGGCACAAACGGCGAGCGTCGAAGAGGGAAGTTTAGTTTCTCATGAGATTCCATCACACAAGtatgagaagaaaaataatgatgatgattGTGTGACTTGTGCTGTGTGCTTGGGAGAGTTTGAGGAGGGTGAGGAGTTGAGGACTATGCCTTCTTGTATGCACTCTTTTCACGTACCATGCATAGATATGTGGCTCATTTCACATCTCAATTGCCCTGTTTGCCGCGCTGATGCCACGCCCTCTCCCGTGAATGTTGTTGTTGATCATAGCATAGATATGGTGCAAATACTTGTCACTCACAACGAGTTGCAAAGTGGGTTACCGTGA
- the LOC101496915 gene encoding large ribosomal subunit protein eL13z-like yields MVKHNNVIPNEHFRKHWQNYVKTWFNQPARKTRRRLARQKKAVKIFPKPTAGPLRPIVHGQTVKYNMKLRSGKGFSLEELKAANIPKKLAPTIGIAVDHRRRNRSLESLQTNVQRLKTYKAKLVVFPRRARKVKAGDSSPEERANATQVQGSYLPIVTEKPSVELVKVTDEMKAFKAYYKLRLERTNQRHFGARLKRAAEAEKEDKK; encoded by the exons ATGGTTAAGCATAATAATGTGATCCCTAATGAGCACTTTCGGAAGCATTGGCAAAACTATGTCAAGACTTGGTTCAATCAACCAGCTCGGAAGACAAGAAGACGGTTAG CTCGGCAGAAGAAGGCTGTTAAGATTTTTCCGAAGCCTACAGCTGGGCCTCTTAGACCTATTGTTCATGGTCAGACAGTTAAATACAACATGAAACTCAGATCAGGGAAAGGGTTTTCTCTAGAAGAACTTAAG GCTGCTAATATTCCTAAAAAGCTTGCTCCAACTATTGGCATTGCTGTTGATCATCGCCGTAGGAATCGTTCTTTGGAAAGTCTACAAACTAATGTCCAGCGGCTGAAAACATATAAGGCCAAATTGGTCGTGTTCCCAAGACGGGCTCGCAAGGTCAAG GCTGGTGATTCTAGTCCCGAGGAACGCGCAAATGCCACACAAGTGCAGGGTTCATACTTGCCCATTGTGACGGAGAAGCCATCTGTTGAGCTTGTTAAGGTTACAGATGAAATGAAGGCATTCAAAGCGTATTATAAACTTCGTCTTGAACGAACTAATCAACGCCATTTTGGTGCCCGACTAAAGAGAGCTGCTGAGGCAGAAAAGGAAGACAAAAAATAG